The Psychrobium sp. MM17-31 genome window below encodes:
- the rnd gene encoding ribonuclease D, whose product MITPQYIDTHSALVDLCNHYQSATILAIDTEFVRERTFHAALGLIQVYDGERLALIDPVAVEDLSPFWPLLTNKAIVKVLHAGSEDYEVFKHYGKCVPEPVVDTQVAAALIGLGSSLGYAKLVQEFCDIELDKGESRTNWLKRPLSDAQLSYAANDVIYLYQLYQPLMARVKDSNRLDICVEESMRLANRTVIRPPMKKYLDIGNAWQLNTVQLSVLQQLCEWRFATAVEKNLALGFVVKDAELFNIAKLMPQSKNQLFTIEALHPMVVKRYHKQILDAVKKGKDNPTPPSPLTRLIDYPQYKQKFKAIKSLVGEIAQQHNIPPEMLASKKLIHEVLSDVWKAEGEKSGNQPVLRTGWRKVLVELELLKLI is encoded by the coding sequence GTGATCACTCCACAATATATCGATACGCATTCGGCGTTAGTAGACTTATGTAACCATTACCAATCAGCCACAATATTAGCAATAGATACTGAGTTTGTGCGTGAGCGAACCTTTCATGCGGCATTAGGGTTGATTCAAGTTTATGACGGCGAGCGATTGGCGTTGATAGACCCTGTCGCAGTTGAAGACCTATCGCCATTTTGGCCATTGCTAACCAACAAGGCGATAGTTAAAGTGCTACACGCTGGTAGCGAAGATTACGAGGTATTTAAACACTATGGTAAGTGCGTGCCAGAGCCTGTTGTTGATACACAGGTAGCGGCGGCACTTATTGGTTTGGGTTCGAGTTTGGGCTATGCCAAACTAGTGCAAGAGTTTTGCGATATTGAGCTAGATAAAGGTGAGTCGCGTACTAATTGGCTTAAGCGTCCACTAAGCGATGCCCAGCTTAGTTATGCGGCGAATGATGTTATTTATCTGTATCAGTTGTATCAACCCTTAATGGCGCGAGTTAAAGATTCTAATCGTTTAGATATTTGTGTCGAGGAATCGATGCGCTTGGCTAATCGCACAGTGATTCGTCCGCCGATGAAAAAGTATCTCGATATTGGCAACGCATGGCAATTAAACACCGTGCAACTGAGTGTGCTACAGCAACTGTGTGAATGGCGCTTTGCGACAGCGGTTGAGAAAAACCTTGCGTTGGGTTTTGTGGTTAAGGACGCTGAGCTGTTTAATATTGCTAAGTTAATGCCGCAATCTAAGAATCAACTCTTTACTATCGAAGCGCTGCATCCGATGGTGGTTAAACGCTATCACAAGCAAATCTTAGACGCAGTTAAAAAGGGGAAAGACAACCCGACGCCGCCAAGTCCGTTAACACGCTTAATTGATTACCCACAGTACAAACAGAAGTTTAAAGCAATTAAATCTTTAGTCGGTGAGATTGCCCAACAACACAATATTCCGCCAGAGATGCTAGCGTCTAAAAAGCTGATTCACGAAGTGCTATCGGATGTGTGGAAGGCAGAAGGTGAGAAATCTGGTAATCAACCTGTGTTAAGAACAGGTTGGCGTAAGGTGCTTGTCGAGCTAGAACTTCTAAAGTTAATTTAG
- a CDS encoding YcgN family cysteine cluster protein produces MTDNQFWKEKSLSQMTEQEWELLCDGCGKCCLNKVIDDETDELYFTNVACQLLNTKSCQCSDYPNRFKKVPDCFKVTLENRDSFGWLPASCAYRLLDEGKELPSWHPLLVGSSKDMHRRGQSVRNKVIKESQAGDLEDHVVYWPLKFES; encoded by the coding sequence ATGACCGACAATCAGTTTTGGAAAGAAAAATCACTATCGCAAATGACCGAACAAGAGTGGGAGCTATTGTGCGATGGTTGTGGTAAATGCTGCCTCAATAAAGTCATCGACGATGAAACTGATGAGCTGTATTTCACCAACGTTGCTTGCCAGTTATTAAACACTAAATCTTGTCAGTGTAGCGATTATCCTAATCGCTTTAAGAAAGTACCTGATTGTTTTAAGGTGACACTGGAGAATCGCGATAGTTTCGGATGGTTACCAGCAAGTTGCGCTTATCGTTTGCTCGATGAAGGAAAAGAGCTGCCAAGTTGGCATCCTTTGCTTGTTGGCAGTAGTAAAGACATGCATCGCAGAGGGCAGTCGGTGCGCAATAAAGTCATCAAAGAATCTCAAGCGGGTGATTTAGAAGATCACGTGGTTTATTGGCCGCTAAAATTTGAATCATAA
- a CDS encoding lytic murein transglycosylase, whose protein sequence is MIARLLAFTAMSLIAFNASAQSGLSFYQYVKQLEAQMVKDGADASQTKAAFSGVKLFKKAVVVQQRERKKVKTLDTFLPRLVNEQRVKKARALYKQHLPLLKEIEKKYHIQPRFIVALWGVANDFSDGVDGYNALSVLSSLAYSNQQDSHYQKQIKATLALLAASDIGMNEVKSNWAGKLGLFNLESTQYLNSFQDYNNDGRSDIWHSLGDSFATTAKLMEDSGWEQAYTWGRQVKLPKDFDQSLLTTGDYKPLSEWKSFGITRFDNRPLPSAKLTAKLVAPDGIKGRIYLTYHNFEHLLTLTDSLYNAIAVGYLSNRIKFPPIQ, encoded by the coding sequence ATGATTGCTCGATTACTGGCATTCACCGCGATGAGTCTAATAGCTTTTAATGCTAGCGCCCAATCGGGATTATCTTTCTATCAATATGTAAAACAGCTTGAAGCGCAAATGGTAAAAGATGGCGCCGATGCCTCGCAAACCAAAGCAGCTTTTAGCGGTGTTAAATTATTTAAAAAAGCTGTTGTCGTGCAGCAGCGTGAACGCAAGAAGGTTAAAACACTCGATACCTTTTTACCGCGTTTAGTTAATGAGCAGCGCGTTAAAAAGGCTAGAGCACTTTATAAACAGCACCTGCCGCTGCTGAAAGAAATTGAAAAGAAATACCACATACAGCCGCGTTTTATCGTGGCGTTATGGGGAGTTGCTAATGACTTCTCTGATGGTGTTGATGGTTACAATGCACTCAGTGTGTTGAGCTCACTGGCCTACTCAAATCAACAAGATTCACACTACCAAAAGCAAATAAAGGCGACGCTGGCATTATTGGCGGCGTCTGATATTGGTATGAACGAGGTTAAGAGTAACTGGGCAGGCAAGCTTGGTTTGTTTAATCTTGAGTCCACTCAATATTTAAATAGCTTTCAAGATTATAACAACGATGGCCGCAGTGACATTTGGCATTCATTAGGCGATAGCTTTGCCACTACGGCAAAATTGATGGAAGACAGTGGTTGGGAGCAAGCGTACACTTGGGGACGTCAGGTAAAGCTTCCAAAAGATTTTGATCAAAGCCTACTTACCACTGGCGATTACAAGCCGTTGTCTGAATGGAAGTCTTTTGGTATTACCCGATTCGACAACCGCCCATTACCTAGTGCAAAACTCACCGCAAAATTGGTAGCACCTGACGGCATTAAAGGTCGTATCTATCTGACTTATCATAATTTTGAACATTTATTGACGTTAACAGATTCATTATATAACGCGATTGCGGTGGGATATCTGTCGAACCGAATTAAATTCCCACCTATTCAATAG
- the minE gene encoding cell division topological specificity factor MinE — protein MALLDYFRSNKKTTASLAKERLQIIVAHERNDRKSPDYLPQLKRDILEVISKYVQISEDKVSVEVDQSDDLAVLELNVTLPDKQ, from the coding sequence ATGGCCCTACTCGATTATTTCCGCAGTAATAAAAAGACCACGGCATCATTAGCCAAAGAGCGCTTGCAAATTATCGTTGCCCACGAACGCAACGATCGCAAAAGCCCAGATTACTTGCCGCAGCTAAAACGCGATATCTTAGAAGTGATTTCTAAGTACGTACAAATTTCAGAAGACAAAGTCAGCGTGGAAGTTGATCAGTCAGACGATTTAGCGGTATTAGAACTTAACGTGACACTGCCTGATAAGCAGTAA
- the minD gene encoding septum site-determining protein MinD has protein sequence MSQVIVVTSGKGGVGKTTSSAAIGTGLALKGHKTVIIDFDIGLRNLDLIMGCERRVVYDFVNLINGEANLNQTLIKDKRVDNLFILPASQTRDKDALTKEGVGKVIEELKESFDFIVCDSPAGIEAGAMMALYYADQAVITTNPEVSSVRDSDRILGILQSKSLRAEQGLEPIKEHLLVTRYNPTRVDEGEMLSVEDIVDILAIKLVGVIPESQAVLKASNSGEPVILDGESDAGQAYNDTIDRLLGQEVEFRFLTKEKKGFLKRIFGGK, from the coding sequence ATGTCTCAAGTAATCGTTGTTACATCGGGTAAAGGCGGTGTAGGTAAAACAACTTCAAGTGCTGCTATCGGCACGGGCCTTGCGCTGAAAGGACACAAAACCGTGATTATCGATTTCGATATCGGTTTGCGTAATTTAGATTTGATCATGGGCTGTGAGCGCCGCGTAGTTTATGACTTTGTTAATTTGATCAATGGCGAAGCAAACCTCAACCAAACGCTGATCAAAGACAAGCGCGTCGACAACCTTTTCATTTTGCCAGCTTCGCAAACACGCGATAAAGATGCGTTAACTAAAGAAGGCGTTGGTAAAGTCATTGAAGAACTGAAAGAGTCTTTCGATTTCATCGTTTGTGATTCTCCAGCAGGTATCGAAGCCGGCGCTATGATGGCGCTTTACTACGCCGACCAAGCGGTTATTACGACTAACCCAGAAGTTTCTTCTGTACGCGATTCAGATCGTATCTTAGGCATCTTACAATCTAAGTCACTACGTGCTGAACAAGGTTTAGAGCCGATTAAAGAGCATCTATTAGTAACGCGTTACAATCCAACACGCGTTGACGAAGGCGAAATGCTAAGCGTTGAAGATATTGTAGATATTCTAGCGATTAAACTTGTGGGCGTTATTCCAGAGTCACAAGCAGTGCTAAAAGCCTCTAACTCAGGTGAGCCAGTGATTTTAGATGGTGAAAGCGACGCAGGCCAAGCATACAACGACACCATCGACCGTCTGTTAGGACAAGAAGTTGAATTTAGGTTCCTAACCAAAGAGAAAAAAGGCTTCTTAAAGCGTATTTTTGGAGGTAAGTAA
- a CDS encoding winged helix-turn-helix domain-containing protein has translation MKYNQVFELGNVKVIPNQYIIEFSDQNSVKLQGKSIHVLAHLAANHTKVVSREELIDEVWNGNVYVGEKALTNAIWQLRNTFKTNGESSQVVETIRGIGYRLVDSPIFIEEIVPERIVKSSAPTLSRVKLMVAAMLIVAVLAGMSGINYFKNSAKQTFYAPELVTRAPGTESYVAPSPDGSQLVYRQRASNRNTYLVLKDLDANDEIILTDDSAREGIIRWAPDGKTIYFSKKQGSDNCAIVSFNIATRLSKYLADCIPGNDFVYMDVSSDGSTLAFQGPQNEFSDSGIYFLDLNEPASVPVRWSCFSECKYRDRDIAFSPDGIHLAVTKRQSLLSEDVFLVNMRTNEQTQLTYGVQDISGLDWHPDGQRLVYATRQAGVRQGFIVNTKTLETVKLPIEGIRFPAFSHADATLYFESRVAFQGISKIAFDKPFPTFNEPLVSSMFSYKTPDYASTNDQIAYVSNTSGHYELWTMNSDGTNHQQLTDFKKKVSYPKWSHKQDKIVFVLSEPELGNNSIHIYEMANGQIKEVPSQFDDHGRPRWHLDDQSILSAISQGNNTDIYELDIERDQQTRLTFDRGYLAEMSAQGELIYSRSGRGLWRKSLYGEEAATEILNRTELNSRYAWSLDGEHVYYQQSKPSHYAIKQYDLATKNTNSLVTLAKSALSKNANISVNHNKQIIYFTSKDRTVGNIYRLNIE, from the coding sequence ATGAAATACAATCAGGTATTTGAATTGGGCAACGTAAAAGTGATTCCCAATCAATACATTATCGAATTTAGCGACCAAAACAGTGTTAAGTTACAAGGTAAATCGATTCATGTATTGGCTCACCTAGCGGCAAATCACACTAAAGTTGTTTCTCGAGAAGAATTAATCGACGAAGTTTGGAATGGCAATGTGTATGTTGGTGAAAAGGCGCTAACTAATGCAATTTGGCAACTTCGCAATACCTTCAAGACAAATGGCGAATCATCGCAAGTCGTGGAAACCATTCGCGGTATTGGTTATCGGTTGGTTGATTCGCCGATATTCATTGAAGAGATTGTCCCAGAGCGCATTGTAAAATCTTCTGCACCAACCTTAAGCCGAGTTAAATTGATGGTGGCAGCAATGTTAATAGTTGCTGTATTAGCAGGAATGTCGGGCATTAACTACTTTAAAAACTCTGCTAAACAAACATTTTATGCGCCAGAATTGGTTACACGAGCTCCTGGCACTGAATCCTATGTTGCTCCTTCTCCTGACGGCTCTCAGCTCGTTTATCGACAGCGTGCAAGCAATCGAAATACCTACTTGGTGTTAAAAGATCTCGATGCAAATGATGAAATCATACTGACAGATGATAGTGCGCGAGAAGGCATTATTCGATGGGCGCCAGATGGAAAAACAATCTACTTTTCTAAAAAACAAGGTAGCGATAATTGCGCCATCGTTAGCTTTAATATTGCAACTCGTTTAAGTAAATATCTTGCTGATTGCATTCCTGGTAATGACTTTGTTTATATGGATGTGTCGTCTGATGGTTCAACGTTAGCGTTTCAGGGACCACAGAATGAATTTAGTGATAGTGGTATTTATTTTCTTGATTTAAACGAACCAGCATCAGTGCCTGTTAGATGGTCTTGTTTTTCAGAATGTAAATATCGCGATAGAGACATTGCGTTTTCGCCAGATGGTATCCATTTGGCAGTAACTAAGCGACAAAGTCTACTTAGTGAAGATGTATTTTTAGTAAATATGCGAACTAATGAGCAAACTCAACTCACCTATGGAGTGCAAGATATTAGTGGCTTAGATTGGCACCCCGATGGACAGCGACTAGTATACGCAACGCGACAGGCAGGTGTTAGACAAGGCTTTATCGTAAATACTAAAACACTGGAAACTGTCAAATTACCGATTGAAGGTATCCGCTTTCCTGCTTTTTCTCATGCTGATGCAACATTATATTTTGAAAGTAGAGTGGCGTTTCAAGGTATTTCAAAAATCGCTTTCGACAAACCTTTCCCGACATTTAATGAGCCACTTGTTAGCTCCATGTTTAGTTATAAAACCCCTGATTACGCTTCTACAAACGATCAAATTGCTTATGTATCAAATACCTCGGGGCATTATGAACTTTGGACAATGAATTCAGACGGTACAAATCATCAACAATTAACCGACTTTAAAAAGAAAGTGTCATATCCCAAGTGGTCTCACAAACAAGATAAAATCGTATTTGTCCTTAGTGAACCGGAGCTGGGAAATAACAGCATCCATATTTACGAAATGGCGAATGGCCAAATAAAAGAAGTGCCATCTCAATTCGACGATCACGGCAGACCAAGATGGCACCTAGACGACCAATCAATCTTGAGTGCTATTTCACAAGGCAACAATACAGATATTTATGAATTGGATATTGAACGCGATCAACAAACCCGTCTTACTTTTGATCGCGGTTATTTAGCTGAAATGTCAGCACAGGGGGAGCTCATTTACAGCCGCAGTGGGCGAGGATTATGGAGAAAGTCGCTGTATGGTGAAGAAGCGGCGACGGAAATTTTAAATCGCACAGAGTTAAATAGTCGCTATGCGTGGTCCCTCGACGGTGAACATGTTTATTATCAACAGTCTAAGCCGTCTCATTACGCGATAAAGCAATATGATTTAGCCACTAAAAACACTAACTCACTGGTGACCCTAGCTAAGAGTGCTTTGTCGAAGAACGCGAATATTAGTGTTAATCACAATAAGCAAATTATCTATTTTACGTCGAAGGATCGCACCGTCGGTAATATCTACCGATTAAATATCGAGTAA
- the minC gene encoding septum site-determining protein MinC: MPTTSAELKGSLFPLSILMLEDNNLDKLAQQLDNKLKQAPAFFFRAPLVVNIEQVTEENIDFSALKQAIEAKDFICVGICNGTTEQKKLARLAGLATLQPPKANDNKPKPLVKETVKEVVKEVIKEVPQAAPVSEPIKAPDMIVRQNVRSGQQIYAKNADLIIVGSVGNGAEVIADGSIHIYGKLRGRALAGASGNKGSAIFCQSLEAELVSVAGNYWVSDAIEKSLWQQSGIVTLDQEQLTVEPLLDA, from the coding sequence ATGCCGACAACTAGCGCCGAATTAAAAGGCAGCCTATTCCCATTGTCCATTCTGATGCTTGAAGACAACAATTTAGATAAACTAGCCCAGCAGCTAGACAATAAACTCAAGCAAGCACCGGCTTTCTTTTTCCGCGCTCCATTAGTCGTTAACATTGAACAAGTTACTGAAGAAAATATCGATTTTTCAGCCCTAAAGCAGGCAATTGAAGCGAAAGACTTTATTTGCGTTGGAATTTGCAACGGTACAACGGAGCAAAAAAAACTAGCCCGCTTAGCAGGGTTAGCAACGCTGCAGCCACCTAAAGCGAATGACAATAAACCTAAACCACTTGTCAAAGAAACCGTTAAAGAAGTGGTAAAAGAGGTCATCAAAGAAGTCCCGCAAGCTGCACCTGTAAGCGAACCAATTAAAGCGCCAGATATGATAGTGCGCCAGAATGTTCGTTCTGGTCAGCAAATTTACGCCAAAAACGCCGACCTTATTATTGTCGGTTCAGTGGGCAATGGCGCGGAAGTCATCGCCGATGGCTCCATTCATATTTACGGCAAATTGCGTGGCCGCGCGCTAGCAGGTGCTAGCGGTAATAAAGGTAGCGCGATTTTCTGCCAATCATTAGAAGCCGAATTAGTCTCTGTCGCTGGCAATTATTGGGTTAGCGACGCCATCGAAAAGTCGTTATGGCAACAATCCGGCATCGTGACATTAGATCAAGAGCAGCTCACCGTTGAGCCGCTGTTGGACGCATAA
- a CDS encoding YcgL domain-containing protein: MIVAVYKSSKKADTYLYIEKRDDFSPVPKSLLETFGKAKFVMLVPLTKRDLAIADKEKVMAEIRQKGFYLQLPPPEVDLLKEFKQNQAKK; this comes from the coding sequence ATGATTGTTGCCGTTTATAAAAGTTCGAAAAAAGCAGATACCTATCTGTATATTGAAAAAAGAGATGATTTTTCACCTGTGCCTAAGTCATTACTCGAAACGTTCGGAAAAGCGAAGTTTGTGATGTTAGTACCGCTAACAAAGCGCGATCTCGCTATAGCGGATAAAGAAAAGGTAATGGCAGAAATTCGTCAAAAAGGCTTCTATTTACAACTGCCGCCGCCAGAAGTTGACTTATTGAAAGAATTTAAACAGAATCAAGCGAAAAAATAA
- a CDS encoding M14-type cytosolic carboxypeptidase has translation MFKVAMGLVVLFSLSACQQRALPANIDGSIAALKSISGQTSCSSLGIFVEYSFDNARVNGCEITANKVSLTITPENTPINDSAWYAFKISSARVQDTEIEINYQAGSHRYAPKVSDNLKSWRELEYTSTKSQLTFTVETSQQARYIAGQEIVDNHAYKQWIEQYRHRGDIVVASLGKSIQGRDITALEIANANDKEWLIVLGRMHPPEVTGALALFPFVDVLLSEQGQAFRERFNILVVPNLNPDGVANGHWRHNADGVDLNRDWKSFKQVETRLVRNKLNQITNRGDKIAFAVDFHSTHRDVFYTLPSDYGIKPPLLVEQWLAQLAQEVPQFTVNNKPGTSNVGVFKQFIADTYKVHAITYEMGDNTNRQVIEDVAKAASKTLMDNLLKIQK, from the coding sequence ATGTTTAAAGTAGCCATGGGGCTAGTTGTCTTATTCTCACTATCTGCCTGTCAGCAGCGCGCTTTACCTGCCAATATCGATGGCTCAATCGCAGCGCTAAAATCAATTTCGGGGCAAACAAGCTGCTCTTCATTAGGCATATTCGTTGAATATAGTTTTGACAATGCACGAGTTAACGGTTGTGAAATCACGGCCAATAAGGTTTCTTTGACCATAACTCCTGAAAACACGCCGATTAACGATAGTGCGTGGTATGCGTTTAAAATAAGCTCGGCGCGAGTGCAGGACACTGAGATTGAAATCAATTATCAAGCTGGTAGTCATCGTTACGCACCAAAAGTTAGTGATAACCTCAAAAGTTGGCGTGAACTAGAATACACTTCGACTAAATCGCAGTTAACATTTACCGTTGAAACATCACAACAAGCACGTTATATAGCAGGGCAAGAGATTGTCGATAACCATGCTTATAAGCAATGGATTGAACAATATCGCCATCGCGGGGACATTGTTGTCGCGAGCTTAGGTAAATCAATTCAAGGGCGCGATATTACTGCGCTGGAAATCGCCAATGCCAATGATAAAGAGTGGTTGATTGTGCTTGGGAGAATGCATCCGCCAGAGGTCACCGGTGCGCTGGCGTTATTTCCTTTTGTTGATGTGTTGTTAAGCGAGCAAGGACAGGCGTTTAGAGAGCGCTTTAATATCTTGGTAGTGCCAAACCTTAATCCTGATGGTGTTGCTAATGGACACTGGCGTCACAATGCCGATGGTGTTGATCTCAATCGCGATTGGAAATCCTTTAAACAAGTAGAAACCCGCCTAGTGCGCAATAAGCTTAATCAAATTACTAATCGCGGTGACAAAATAGCGTTTGCTGTCGACTTTCACTCCACTCACCGCGATGTGTTTTATACCTTGCCATCTGACTATGGTATTAAGCCACCATTGCTGGTTGAGCAATGGCTAGCTCAGTTAGCACAAGAAGTGCCGCAGTTTACCGTCAATAACAAACCCGGCACCAGTAACGTTGGTGTGTTTAAACAATTTATTGCTGACACTTATAAGGTTCACGCGATCACTTATGAAATGGGTGATAATACCAATCGACAAGTTATTGAGGACGTTGCAAAGGCTGCGAGTAAAACTTTGATGGATAACCTGTTAAAGATTCAAAAATGA